The Raphanus sativus cultivar WK10039 chromosome 2, ASM80110v3, whole genome shotgun sequence genome includes a region encoding these proteins:
- the LOC108826383 gene encoding copper transporter 1, which yields MDHDHMHAMPPPSSSMMNNGSMNGGGGSHKMMLMHMTFFWGKNTEVLFSGWPGTSSGMYALCIIFVFFLAVLTEWLAHSSLLRGTSGDSANAASGLVQTAVYTLRTGLSYLVMLAVMSFNAGVFIAALAGHAIGFMLFGSRTFRNPSGDRETKDLLPASGCAC from the coding sequence ATGGATCATGATCACATGCACGCCATGCCTCCACCGTCATCATCCATGATGAACAATGGATCCATgaacggaggaggaggaagccACAAGATGATGTTGATGCACATGACTTTCTTTTGGGGCAAGAACACGGAGGTTCTCTTCTCCGGTTGGCCAGGAACAAGCTCCGGCATGTATGCTCTCTGTATCatctttgtcttcttcctcgCCGTCCTCACCGAATGGCTTGCTCACTCCTCTCTCCTCCGTGGCACCAGCGGAGATTCTGCTAATGCTGCCTCCGGACTCGTCCAAACCGCCGTGTACACCCTCCGTACCGGCCTCTCTTATCTAGTCATGCTCGCCGTTATGTCATTCAACGCCGGCGTGTTTATTGCCGCCCTCGCCGGTCATGCCATCGGTTTCATGTTGTTTGGAAGCCGAACTTTCCGGAATCCCTCCGGTGACCGGGAAACGAAAGATCTTCTTCCTGCCTCAGGTTGTGCTTGttga
- the LOC108837325 gene encoding uncharacterized protein LOC108837325: MGILIDAKVYDCRNHRRKNHRIPILNRVEIEIEKYKKKRQADEEDVSLWKSGDEKYKRKFSTRDTWQILREKHQKFDECKAIWFKNSTPKFSFLTWVAVNDRLSTGERMLSWNANVDASCIFCKTPVETVAHLFFECPFSQQIWRSLVK; this comes from the coding sequence ATGGGGATTTTGATTGATGCAAAGGTGTATGATTGCAGAAATCATAGGAGAAAGAATCATAGGATACCAATCCTTAACAGAGTTGAGATAGAGATTGAGAAGTATAAAAAGAAGAGACAGGCTGATGAGGAAGATGTTTCTTTATGGAAGAGTGGAGATGAAAAATACAAGAGGAAGTTCTCGACGAGGGATACATGGCAAATATTGAGAGAGAAGCATCAGAAGTTTGATGAGTGCAAGGCAATCTGGTTCAAAAACTCTACTCCAAAGTTCTCCTTTTTGACATGGGTTGCAGTGAATGATAGATTATCTACAGGGGAACGAATGCTGAGCTGGAATGCAAATGTGGATGCATCATGTATCTTCTGTAAAACCCCAGTAGAAACAGTTGCTCACCTCTTCTTTGAGTGTCCATTCTCGCAGCAGATATGGAGAAGTTTGGTAAAATGA